The Bacteroides acidifaciens genome includes a region encoding these proteins:
- a CDS encoding substrate-binding domain-containing protein, with translation MTACRQDTHRFRIGVAQCSDDSWRHKMNDEILREAMFYDGVSVEIRSAADDNRKQAEDVHYFIDKGVDLLIISANEAAPMTPIVEEAYQKGIPVILVDRKILSDKYTAYIGADNYEIGRAVGNYIASTLKGKGNVVELTGLGGSTPAMERHQGFMAAISNFPDIKLIDKADAAWERAPAEVAMDSILHRHPKIDAVYAHNDRIAPGAYQAAKKAGREKEMIFVGIDALPGKGNGLELVLDSVLDATFIYPTNGDKVLQLAMNILEAKPYPRETVMNTAVVDRTNAHVMQLQTTHISELDQKIETLNGRIGGYLSRVATQQVVLYGGLVILLLVAGLLVVVYNSLRSKNRLNKELSEQKRQLEEQRDKLEEQRDQLIQLSHQLEEATHAKLVFFTNISHDFRTPLTLVADPVEHLLADKALSDDQHRMLLLVQRNVNILLRLVNQILDFRKYENGKMEYTPVPVDILSSFEGWNESFLAAARKKHIHFSFDNIPDTDFRTLADVEKLERIYFNLLSNAFKFTPENGKVSVRLSTLTKEDNRWIRFTVSNTGSMISAEHIRNIFDRFYKIDMHHAGSGIGLALVKAFVELHGGAISVESDEKQGTVFTVDLPLWTCVDETSSLDPPASSVSEVSPLNDALPVEEELEKNYDSSKPSVLIIDDNADIRSYVHGLLHTDYTVIEAVDGSEGIRKAMKYVPDLIISDVMMPGIDGIECCRRLKSELQTCHIPVILLTACSLDEQRIQGYDGGADSYISKPFSSQLLLARVRNLIDSHHRLKQFFGDGQTLAKEDVCDMDKDFVEKFKALIDAKMGDSGLNVEDLGKEMGLSRVQLYRKIKSLTNYSPNELLRIARLKKAASLLASSDMTVAEIGYEVGFSSPSYFAKCYKEQFGESPTDLLKRRKERISKV, from the coding sequence ATGACTGCTTGTCGGCAGGACACACACCGCTTCCGTATCGGGGTGGCGCAATGCAGCGATGATTCTTGGCGACATAAGATGAATGATGAGATTCTTCGCGAAGCCATGTTTTACGATGGAGTATCGGTTGAAATCCGGTCGGCTGCGGATGATAATCGCAAACAGGCGGAAGACGTTCATTATTTTATAGATAAAGGAGTAGATTTATTGATTATCTCTGCCAACGAAGCGGCTCCGATGACTCCGATTGTAGAAGAGGCTTACCAAAAGGGAATCCCTGTTATTCTGGTCGACCGGAAGATTCTTTCCGATAAATATACTGCATATATCGGTGCTGATAATTATGAAATAGGTCGTGCAGTAGGAAATTACATTGCGTCTACCCTGAAAGGAAAAGGAAATGTGGTGGAACTTACCGGACTGGGTGGTTCGACTCCTGCTATGGAACGTCATCAGGGATTTATGGCGGCTATCAGTAACTTTCCGGATATTAAGTTGATTGATAAGGCGGATGCGGCCTGGGAGCGCGCACCGGCGGAAGTGGCAATGGACAGCATACTCCACCGCCATCCGAAGATTGATGCCGTATATGCTCATAATGACCGCATAGCTCCGGGAGCTTATCAGGCTGCCAAGAAGGCGGGGCGGGAGAAAGAAATGATATTTGTCGGCATTGATGCTTTGCCGGGCAAAGGAAACGGACTGGAACTTGTGCTTGACAGTGTATTGGATGCTACCTTTATTTATCCGACTAACGGCGATAAAGTACTGCAATTGGCAATGAATATTCTCGAAGCAAAACCTTACCCCCGTGAAACCGTCATGAATACAGCAGTAGTAGACAGGACAAACGCACACGTCATGCAACTTCAGACTACTCACATCTCGGAACTGGACCAAAAGATAGAAACACTGAACGGACGTATCGGTGGATATTTGTCACGTGTGGCTACGCAACAAGTGGTGTTGTATGGCGGTTTGGTTATTCTCTTATTGGTGGCAGGACTATTGGTCGTTGTCTACAACTCGCTTCGCTCTAAAAATCGTTTGAATAAAGAACTGTCCGAACAAAAAAGGCAGTTGGAAGAACAACGGGATAAGTTGGAGGAACAGCGCGACCAGTTAATACAACTTTCCCACCAACTAGAAGAAGCTACTCATGCCAAACTGGTGTTCTTTACGAACATTTCACATGATTTCCGAACTCCCTTAACTTTGGTTGCCGACCCTGTGGAACATCTGTTAGCCGATAAGGCTTTGAGTGATGACCAACACCGGATGTTGTTGCTGGTACAGCGAAACGTAAATATTCTCTTGCGCCTGGTTAATCAGATTTTGGATTTCCGTAAGTATGAAAACGGAAAGATGGAATACACGCCTGTCCCGGTTGATATTCTTTCCTCTTTCGAAGGCTGGAATGAATCTTTCCTGGCGGCAGCCCGCAAAAAGCATATTCATTTTTCTTTTGACAATATTCCGGATACGGATTTCCGTACTTTGGCAGACGTAGAGAAGTTGGAACGTATTTATTTTAATCTTCTCTCCAATGCCTTCAAGTTTACTCCAGAGAATGGTAAGGTTTCCGTCCGTTTGTCTACCTTGACAAAAGAGGATAACCGGTGGATTCGTTTTACAGTATCCAACACCGGTTCGATGATTTCAGCCGAGCATATTCGTAATATTTTTGACCGTTTTTATAAAATAGACATGCATCATGCCGGTTCGGGAATAGGACTGGCTTTGGTAAAGGCTTTCGTCGAGCTGCATGGCGGAGCTATATCAGTAGAAAGTGATGAAAAGCAGGGCACTGTCTTCACCGTCGATTTACCGTTATGGACTTGTGTTGATGAGACCTCTTCATTAGACCCTCCGGCATCTTCTGTTTCCGAAGTTTCTCCTTTGAATGACGCTTTACCTGTTGAAGAAGAACTGGAAAAGAACTATGATTCTTCCAAACCTTCCGTGCTTATCATTGATGATAATGCGGATATTCGTTCATATGTTCATGGGTTGCTTCATACGGACTATACCGTGATTGAAGCCGTAGACGGTTCGGAGGGTATTCGCAAAGCTATGAAATATGTCCCGGACTTGATAATCTCCGATGTTATGATGCCGGGCATTGATGGTATTGAATGTTGCCGCCGTTTGAAAAGCGAACTGCAAACATGTCATATTCCTGTTATCCTGTTAACAGCCTGTTCTTTGGATGAACAAAGGATTCAAGGCTATGATGGTGGTGCGGACTCTTATATTTCCAAGCCTTTCAGTTCGCAATTGTTGCTGGCGCGTGTCCGCAACCTGATAGATTCACATCATCGTCTGAAACAATTCTTCGGTGACGGACAGACATTGGCAAAAGAGGATGTCTGCGATATGGACAAGGACTTTGTTGAAAAATTCAAAGCCTTGATTGATGCGAAAATGGGGGATTCCGGTTTAAATGTAGAAGATTTGGGCAAAGAAATGGGCTTGAGCCGTGTGCAGCTTTATCGGAAGATAAAATCTCTAACCAATTATTCTCCTAATGAATTGCTCCGTATTGCCCGTCTAAAGAAAGCCGCCTCTCTGCTCGCTTCATCAGATATGACGGTAGCCGAAATAGGTTATGAAGTCGGCTTCAGTTCCCCTTCTTATTTTGCCAAATGCTATAAGGAACAGTTTGGTGAGAGTCCGACGGATTTGTTGAAGAGGAGAAAGGAAAGGATAAGTAAAGTTTAG
- a CDS encoding MGMT family protein produces MKDYKVDKASLSDEFRREVYQVVCEIPSGKVSTYGSIAALLGMPQCSRMVGRALKLVPDDVSVPCHRVVNASGRPVPGWEEQKRLLLEEGVSFKQNGCVDLKKHLWSYSVPE; encoded by the coding sequence ATGAAAGATTATAAAGTAGATAAAGCAAGCCTTTCTGATGAATTTCGCCGGGAGGTATATCAGGTGGTCTGTGAAATCCCTTCAGGCAAAGTTTCCACTTATGGCAGTATTGCCGCATTACTGGGAATGCCCCAATGCTCCCGGATGGTGGGGCGTGCCTTGAAGCTGGTGCCGGATGACGTTTCTGTGCCTTGTCATAGGGTTGTCAATGCATCGGGGCGTCCTGTTCCCGGTTGGGAAGAGCAAAAACGATTACTCTTGGAAGAAGGGGTTTCTTTCAAACAAAATGGGTGTGTAGACCTGAAAAAGCATCTTTGGAGCTACTCCGTTCCCGAATAA
- a CDS encoding alpha-2-macroglobulin family protein — protein MNTILCRMKGLLLLGLLFLSSEVFGQPMIGNDASPETLVFELTNKEALKLLKGKLRQKQWDKIQQAPFARFTDTWTAPPVEGHFLLADVERNEVHYRYAPVIPFHVFLFKEYGVLTLQVVDAEGVIRKDAKVRVGGKAVYYDQDSQTYTDDNWSQKEQHILTVELDKFRAVFDLTKHLVSPWYQNDYGRQNGPEFYGYLITDKNKYKPGETVRFKSYALSEHKRPLKQELSLWMRVGSSWRDYKKIMPVIPYHPGGFAGEFQLNDSLNLKLDQSYSIQLRDKRGRIVASTHFNYEDYELNGNKLLATLASNVQYAPQSNRVDISATDANGLPLREVNVEVTIGREQVFKSYTEILSLPDTLMSVQAELDVSGKTSVDIPSQIFGASDCLYHVNVVLLTADNNRLEQQDKATFYYSCYDVQCTTQADTICFSFFDLGVERPLEAELTYGDKKETKKVRLPYREPFNQTISDYRFKIPEIGYETIITSAGLDPKLELNGGIEKDSFCVSLSNPLQLELSWYVYQGNRLLQKGSGKEMEHKSGEIDPSSVYYVEVFYFMGNKECMMKRSYTSPSERLVIESDLPERIYPGQTVTTKLNVTNIQGRPVSNVDLTAFAVNSQLDYQIPDLPYYGSAPRPREQRASYSMKQKEYLHTATLDYKRWNGLLHLEELPYYRFAYPSGNLYRQTVDTPDGTTQFAPYVMLDGKAVNIYVIEQNDIPCYFSWTEQPQGYSFPVLRPAGKQKITLRMHDRAFIIDSLAFERGKKTILSFDMNRLPQGVEMVWLRQKKGKYYEYQFAKEEKKRYERYLCRLPVMDGAICTTLEHDGKLFPVSFSELSHYKKNILAGPVEPGPWKYMNGVLYRHEGGFSYEFDGNVVYKYKDDELCPRYLHFSSVAKIATLNDYYLSPERFRNLVSELRKGKSWHPTRIYFSLPDKKLNFRLPEEKDSTGVASLFFKDCTTGELIYPDTLVRMNRIYSRLPAGTYDAILLYNNGKYLKQEALPIKSYSYLDVNMESLPLNEADSLSAGWLLLGGRGVIGTNHPGYKEMRITQYVRSYGGKVCGYVTDATGEALVGCSVLIKGTTEGTITNVDGYFEMDCDRRGEQLLFSYVGFKPQEMRAMPGSNLLVTLEENSQALDEVVVVGYGISRKYSLTGALAGVRVDQSSSATTPLEELDGQDKEEKAKEEADADRLYTELLQLNGLRRNFSDVAFWQPRLFTDKTGTVRFETTFPDNVTKWETVVYAMNRRLQTGTFRRSIRSYKPLMAELKTPRFLVEGDQSTLVGTIRNYLDGQRIGGTTQFGVGTDTLKQREVDLTEGFHETLPMQAANTDSVTISYLFTRKDGYKDGEEYTIPVLPQGTELAQGTLGILSDEETVSVQSGKDEEVVVSITDNQLDIYKESVNFLTGYRYLCNEQLASKLIGLLAYQQYMLGIGEKAKGDKAIRTIIRRLMNHQNKHRLWSWWGNSENTSFWMSAHILRALKMAKDAGYPVDLNLNGLKVEYAHIRPYRGMKLEDIEILHALHDWKVEADYSVAVRLLEPFVRQLEQKEDSLASRNKHYRPLSYLKEKLLLWEIKQQVDSVNVGDSVRHYLKKDMLGGVYCDDGRRTHYWEGNQMINTLIAYRVIKNDSSLCKLKENMQLYILRTKERGWNTYQASAAVATVLTDLLTGSERNGVGTSVSVSGKENKRIMEFPYHARLTAGDSLFISKTGKEPLLYSVYSTKRVMDARESDAFKVEAVLEKDSLVAGVPVMLTVTLQVKQEGAQYVMLEVPIPAGCSYASKPVNFSRSEVYREYFKEKTVIFSEKLPVGIYQFTIPLLPRFTGKYTLNPVKVELMYFPVVNANNEGRKIWITERNTKE, from the coding sequence ATGAACACGATACTATGCCGGATGAAAGGTTTGCTATTATTGGGACTGTTATTTCTTTCTAGTGAGGTATTCGGGCAACCGATGATCGGGAACGATGCTTCTCCCGAGACTCTTGTTTTCGAATTGACCAATAAAGAGGCTTTGAAACTTCTAAAAGGTAAACTCCGGCAGAAACAGTGGGATAAGATACAACAGGCTCCTTTTGCCCGCTTCACAGATACATGGACCGCCCCTCCTGTAGAGGGACATTTCCTGCTGGCTGACGTAGAACGGAATGAAGTCCATTACCGGTATGCTCCGGTGATTCCTTTTCATGTTTTTCTTTTCAAAGAGTATGGTGTATTGACTTTGCAAGTGGTTGATGCCGAAGGAGTAATCAGAAAAGATGCTAAAGTACGTGTGGGCGGTAAGGCTGTATATTACGACCAGGACAGCCAAACGTATACGGATGACAACTGGTCGCAAAAGGAGCAACATATCCTGACTGTTGAATTGGATAAGTTTCGTGCCGTATTTGATTTGACAAAACATTTGGTGTCGCCCTGGTATCAGAATGACTATGGACGACAAAACGGTCCGGAGTTTTATGGTTATCTGATTACTGACAAGAACAAATATAAACCGGGTGAGACGGTTCGTTTCAAATCGTATGCTCTCTCCGAGCATAAACGCCCTCTGAAACAGGAACTTTCATTATGGATGCGCGTTGGCTCTTCCTGGCGTGACTATAAGAAGATAATGCCGGTTATCCCTTACCATCCAGGAGGCTTTGCCGGAGAATTTCAGTTGAACGATTCATTGAATTTGAAGTTAGACCAAAGCTATTCCATCCAACTTCGTGACAAGCGGGGACGCATCGTTGCTTCCACCCATTTCAACTATGAGGACTATGAACTGAATGGAAATAAGTTGCTTGCAACGTTGGCTTCGAATGTGCAATACGCACCGCAGAGTAACCGCGTCGATATCAGTGCAACGGATGCCAACGGCCTTCCTCTGCGGGAAGTGAATGTAGAAGTGACTATTGGCAGGGAACAAGTGTTTAAATCGTACACCGAAATACTTTCTTTGCCCGATACGCTGATGTCTGTGCAGGCGGAACTGGATGTCTCCGGAAAAACTTCGGTGGATATTCCTTCTCAAATATTCGGAGCTTCCGATTGTCTCTATCATGTGAATGTTGTCTTACTGACAGCGGACAACAACCGCCTGGAACAGCAGGACAAGGCGACTTTTTACTATTCTTGTTATGATGTACAGTGTACCACGCAAGCTGATACAATCTGTTTTTCATTCTTCGACTTAGGTGTGGAACGTCCCCTGGAAGCGGAACTGACTTATGGAGATAAGAAAGAAACAAAAAAAGTCCGTTTGCCTTACCGGGAACCTTTCAATCAGACCATTTCGGATTATCGCTTCAAAATACCGGAAATAGGATATGAAACAATCATTACTTCCGCCGGACTGGACCCCAAACTGGAACTGAATGGCGGAATAGAGAAAGACTCATTCTGTGTCTCCCTCTCCAATCCTTTGCAACTGGAGCTTTCCTGGTATGTATATCAGGGCAACCGATTATTGCAGAAAGGTTCGGGAAAGGAGATGGAACATAAATCCGGAGAGATTGACCCTTCTTCGGTCTATTACGTGGAGGTATTCTATTTTATGGGAAATAAGGAATGTATGATGAAACGCTCGTACACTTCGCCTTCCGAACGATTAGTGATTGAATCTGATCTGCCCGAACGGATATATCCCGGACAGACAGTGACAACAAAACTGAACGTGACAAATATTCAGGGACGTCCGGTATCTAACGTCGATCTCACTGCTTTCGCAGTCAACAGCCAACTGGATTATCAGATTCCGGACTTGCCTTATTACGGGAGTGCGCCCCGTCCCCGTGAGCAGCGTGCTTCCTATTCGATGAAGCAAAAAGAATACCTGCATACGGCTACGTTAGATTATAAACGTTGGAATGGACTGCTTCATTTAGAAGAGTTACCTTATTATCGGTTTGCTTATCCTTCGGGAAATCTGTATCGCCAGACGGTGGATACGCCGGATGGAACCACTCAATTTGCTCCTTATGTGATGTTGGACGGGAAAGCAGTCAATATCTATGTGATTGAGCAGAATGATATTCCCTGTTATTTTTCGTGGACGGAACAGCCTCAAGGGTATTCTTTTCCTGTACTTCGTCCGGCAGGGAAGCAGAAGATAACATTGCGAATGCATGACAGGGCGTTTATCATCGACTCTCTGGCTTTCGAGCGTGGCAAGAAAACAATTTTGAGCTTCGATATGAATCGGTTGCCGCAAGGAGTGGAAATGGTCTGGCTGCGCCAAAAGAAAGGAAAATACTACGAATACCAATTTGCCAAAGAAGAAAAGAAACGGTACGAACGGTATCTCTGCCGTCTTCCTGTGATGGACGGGGCGATATGTACTACTCTGGAACATGATGGAAAGTTGTTTCCGGTTTCGTTTTCGGAGTTGTCCCATTATAAAAAGAATATATTGGCAGGTCCCGTAGAGCCGGGGCCTTGGAAGTATATGAATGGCGTATTATATCGGCACGAAGGAGGTTTCTCTTATGAATTTGATGGAAATGTTGTCTATAAATATAAGGATGACGAACTGTGTCCGCGGTATTTGCATTTTTCGTCTGTGGCGAAGATTGCTACTTTGAATGATTATTATTTATCACCGGAAAGATTCCGTAACTTGGTGTCTGAACTTCGGAAGGGAAAGAGTTGGCATCCTACCCGGATTTATTTCTCTTTGCCGGATAAGAAGTTGAATTTCCGCCTTCCCGAAGAAAAAGATTCTACCGGAGTGGCAAGCCTGTTCTTTAAAGATTGCACGACTGGCGAATTGATTTATCCGGATACATTGGTGCGCATGAACCGGATTTATTCCCGACTTCCTGCCGGTACGTATGATGCGATTTTACTTTATAATAACGGGAAATACCTGAAACAAGAAGCTTTGCCTATAAAGTCATATAGCTATCTGGATGTAAATATGGAGTCTTTGCCTTTGAACGAAGCTGATTCGCTATCGGCAGGATGGCTTTTGTTGGGAGGAAGAGGGGTGATCGGTACGAATCATCCTGGTTATAAGGAGATGAGAATCACACAGTACGTGCGCAGTTATGGTGGCAAAGTCTGTGGCTATGTGACAGATGCTACTGGAGAGGCGTTGGTAGGATGCAGCGTGTTGATCAAAGGAACAACAGAAGGAACAATAACCAATGTGGATGGATATTTCGAAATGGATTGTGACAGGAGAGGCGAACAACTGCTGTTTAGCTATGTCGGCTTTAAGCCACAAGAGATGAGAGCAATGCCCGGGTCGAACCTGTTGGTTACGCTGGAGGAAAATAGCCAGGCATTGGATGAAGTGGTAGTGGTTGGATATGGGATAAGTAGAAAATATTCGTTGACGGGGGCTCTTGCCGGAGTGAGGGTAGATCAGTCTTCCTCTGCCACAACTCCTTTGGAGGAATTGGACGGACAGGATAAGGAAGAGAAAGCGAAGGAGGAAGCAGATGCCGATCGGTTGTATACTGAACTGTTGCAATTGAACGGGTTACGTCGGAATTTCTCCGATGTAGCTTTTTGGCAACCTCGTCTGTTTACGGATAAAACCGGGACTGTCCGGTTTGAGACTACTTTCCCCGACAACGTGACGAAATGGGAGACGGTGGTTTATGCCATGAACCGACGTTTGCAGACTGGAACTTTCCGTCGTTCCATCCGTTCTTACAAGCCATTGATGGCGGAACTGAAAACTCCCCGTTTCTTGGTGGAAGGAGATCAGAGTACGTTGGTTGGAACCATACGTAATTATCTGGATGGACAGCGTATAGGAGGAACCACTCAATTTGGTGTTGGAACAGATACGTTGAAACAGCGGGAAGTCGATCTGACGGAAGGATTTCATGAAACATTACCGATGCAGGCTGCGAATACTGACAGTGTGACCATCAGTTATCTTTTTACCCGGAAGGATGGGTATAAGGATGGGGAGGAATATACGATTCCGGTATTGCCGCAGGGGACAGAATTAGCACAAGGCACATTAGGCATCTTATCTGATGAGGAGACAGTGAGCGTACAATCCGGTAAGGATGAAGAAGTGGTGGTCAGCATCACGGACAATCAGTTGGATATTTACAAGGAATCAGTGAATTTCCTGACCGGATATCGATATTTGTGTAACGAGCAATTAGCTTCCAAACTGATCGGTTTACTGGCTTATCAACAGTATATGCTGGGGATAGGAGAGAAGGCGAAGGGGGATAAAGCGATCCGGACTATTATTCGCCGGTTGATGAATCATCAGAATAAGCATCGGTTATGGTCATGGTGGGGCAACTCAGAAAATACTTCTTTTTGGATGTCGGCACATATCTTACGGGCTTTGAAGATGGCAAAAGATGCTGGTTATCCCGTCGATCTGAATCTGAATGGATTGAAAGTGGAGTATGCCCATATACGTCCTTACCGGGGAATGAAACTGGAGGATATAGAAATACTTCATGCTTTGCATGACTGGAAGGTAGAAGCTGATTATTCTGTTGCTGTCAGATTATTGGAACCATTTGTCCGGCAGTTGGAACAGAAGGAAGATTCGTTGGCAAGCCGGAACAAGCATTATCGTCCTCTTTCTTATTTGAAGGAAAAGTTGCTTCTTTGGGAAATCAAACAACAAGTAGATTCTGTCAATGTTGGTGATAGCGTGCGGCATTATCTGAAAAAGGATATGTTGGGAGGCGTTTATTGTGACGATGGACGGCGCACTCATTATTGGGAAGGAAATCAAATGATTAATACATTGATTGCTTATCGGGTGATAAAGAATGATTCTTCTTTGTGCAAGTTGAAAGAGAATATGCAACTGTATATTCTGCGGACTAAAGAGCGCGGATGGAATACCTATCAGGCTTCTGCTGCGGTGGCAACTGTTCTGACAGATTTACTGACAGGATCGGAACGCAACGGAGTAGGAACGTCAGTATCCGTCAGCGGTAAGGAGAATAAGCGGATTATGGAATTTCCTTATCATGCCCGATTGACGGCAGGGGATAGTCTGTTTATTTCAAAAACAGGTAAAGAGCCTTTATTGTACAGTGTTTATTCAACGAAGCGAGTGATGGATGCTCGCGAAAGTGATGCTTTTAAGGTGGAGGCGGTCTTGGAGAAAGATTCTCTGGTAGCGGGTGTGCCTGTTATGCTGACAGTCACCTTGCAGGTGAAACAGGAAGGTGCGCAATATGTGATGCTCGAAGTTCCTATTCCGGCGGGTTGCAGTTATGCTTCAAAACCTGTTAATTTCTCCCGTTCTGAAGTATATCGTGAATATTTTAAGGAGAAAACTGTTATCTTTAGCGAAAAATTACCGGTAGGCATTTATCAGTTTACTATCCCTTTGCTTCCACGCTTTACAGGAAAATACACGCTGAATCCTGTGAAAGTGGAGTTGATGTACTTTCCGGTAGTGAATGCTAATAATGAAGGACGAAAAATTTGGATTACAGAAAGAAATACGAAAGAATGA